The Deltaproteobacteria bacterium genome contains the following window.
GCTCGGTGTCACCGGGGCGGTGGTGCATGGAGATCGCCTCGTGGATGAATTCGGGCAGAGACCACATTGTGGACATCCTGGCTCCCAGCTGCATGTGATCGAAAGTCAGAATCCGCCGCTCCACCTCAGGGGTGGTGGTGTCGGCGGTGAACATGGTGGTCTGGACCACTTCCATGACCTCGGGTGAAGCGGTCAGAAGGGCCAGCTGCCCGATGTCATGGAGCATCCCGGCGACGAAGAACCGTTCCGGGTCGGGCATGCGGGCCCGGGTGGCCAGGGCTTTGGCCAGGATTCCGCACGCCACGCAATGACGCCAATACCCCTGGATGTCGAACCGCATGTTGGCCGGCTGCTTGAACAGGTTGAGCATGAGGGTGCCCAGGGCCAGGTTCCACACCTGTTGCGATCCGAGCAGGGCCACGGACCTGGAAACGGTAGTCACGGTCTGGCGAAGATTGTACAGGGCGCTGTTGACCATCCTGAGCATGGTGGTCGTCAGCTTGGGATCCTTACTGATGACCGCGGCCAGGTCGTCGGCGGTGAAATTCGGGTTGTCCATGACCTGCTGGAGCTCAATGCCCGCCTGGGGCAAGACGGGCAGGCGCAGATTCTTCAGGGAGAGATGAACCGGTTCGCCGGTGGGGCGAAAATCCAAGGCTGTC
Protein-coding sequences here:
- a CDS encoding HDOD domain-containing protein, encoding MDFEDYPDEARIRAEFIVDERFRLNDRKRPLVEALYQASLRFTAERLVNDPDFWGRYGRERQTALDFRPTGEPVHLSLKNLRLPVLPQAGIELQQVMDNPNFTADDLAAVISKDPKLTTTMLRMVNSALYNLRQTVTTVSRSVALLGSQQVWNLALGTLMLNLFKQPANMRFDIQGYWRHCVACGILAKALATRARMPDPERFFVAGMLHDIGQLALLTASPEVMEVVQTTMFTADTTTPEVERRILTFDHMQLGARMSTMWSLPEFIHEAISMHHRPGDTELGSAARAVHLAENMAKVLTFGTGEGFVLDPLHEESWRSMGIGIQDLDAMLAEATEKILGMTELLASMH